One part of the Peromyscus eremicus chromosome 18, PerEre_H2_v1, whole genome shotgun sequence genome encodes these proteins:
- the LOC131895205 gene encoding large ribosomal subunit protein uL22-like isoform X2, translating into MHIRKATKYLKDVTLKKQCVPFWWYNGGAGRCAQAKQWGWTQGRWPKKSAEFLLHSLKNAESNAELKGLDVGSLVMEHIQVNKHLRCAGRFNRAHGRINPYMSSPCHIEMILTKKEQTVPKPEEEVAQKKKIFQKKLKKQKLMEWE; encoded by the coding sequence ATGCATATCCGAAAAGCCACCAAATATCTGAAAGATGTCACTTTAAAGAAGCAATGTGTGCCTTTCTGGTGGTATAATGGTGGAGCCGGTAGGTGCGCCCAGGCCAAACAGTGGGGCTGGACACAAGGCCGGTGGCCTAAAAAGAGTGCTGAATTTTTGCTGCACTCGCTTAAAAACGCAGAGAGTAATGCTGAACTTAAGGGTTTAGATGTGGGTTCTCTAGTCATGGAACACATCCAGGTAAACAAACACTTAAGATGCGCCGGCAGATTTAACAGAGCTCATGGCCGGATTAACCCGTACATGAGCTCCCCCTGCCACATCGAGATGATCCTCACCAAAAAGGAACAAACTGttccaaagccagaagaggaggttGCGCAGAAGAAGAAGATATtccagaagaaactgaagaaacaaaaacttatggAATGGGAATAA
- the LOC131895205 gene encoding large ribosomal subunit protein uL22-like isoform X1, whose translation MVRYSLDPENPTKSCKSRGSNLRVHFKNTCETAQAIKGMHIRKATKYLKDVTLKKQCVPFWWYNGGAGRCAQAKQWGWTQGRWPKKSAEFLLHSLKNAESNAELKGLDVGSLVMEHIQVNKHLRCAGRFNRAHGRINPYMSSPCHIEMILTKKEQTVPKPEEEVAQKKKIFQKKLKKQKLMEWE comes from the coding sequence ATGGTTCGCTACTCGCTTGACCCAGAAAATCCTACAAAATCATGCAAATCAAGAGGTTCAAATCTTCGGGTTCACTTTAAGAACACCTGTGAAACTGCCCAGGCCATCAAGGGTATGCATATCCGAAAAGCCACCAAATATCTGAAAGATGTCACTTTAAAGAAGCAATGTGTGCCTTTCTGGTGGTATAATGGTGGAGCCGGTAGGTGCGCCCAGGCCAAACAGTGGGGCTGGACACAAGGCCGGTGGCCTAAAAAGAGTGCTGAATTTTTGCTGCACTCGCTTAAAAACGCAGAGAGTAATGCTGAACTTAAGGGTTTAGATGTGGGTTCTCTAGTCATGGAACACATCCAGGTAAACAAACACTTAAGATGCGCCGGCAGATTTAACAGAGCTCATGGCCGGATTAACCCGTACATGAGCTCCCCCTGCCACATCGAGATGATCCTCACCAAAAAGGAACAAACTGttccaaagccagaagaggaggttGCGCAGAAGAAGAAGATATtccagaagaaactgaagaaacaaaaacttatggAATGGGAATAA